DNA from Mycteria americana isolate JAX WOST 10 ecotype Jacksonville Zoo and Gardens chromosome 19, USCA_MyAme_1.0, whole genome shotgun sequence:
AGTTTTAACGATAATTTCATTATAGCAGAATCCTAAGAAGCGGATTTTTTGTCTGTTGGCTGGAGTCACTGCATCACAGATCAATAACAGAGTTTGTGCATGTTCCTGTTTAAGGCAGCCATAGATGCCTTCCTAAACGGCTCGTTTCTGGTTTCCAGTAGATGAAAAGATACAAAATATATTGCTATGTGTATTAAACCAGGTGTTTCATTACATTCGAGAACAGAGAGAGTCACCGAGGAAAGACGGGTGTGTAAAATAGGTGTCAGGGAACTCTACCAATAAGGCACTCTTCTGTCATCAAAATCAGTTGGGATCAAGCTGCTTACATTTTATCAAAGACAAAGGAATGTTAATACGTGCTGACAAAAAGCAGTTATTTGATGGCTCACTCCATAAGGAGCCTGTTTTTTCTGCAGCGTACTCAATGGGAGTTGCAGATTTCAGAACATTTCACTGCTTGCAATGCTGCTGATTATGCAACTGGAGCAGATGCTTCTGGCTCTGCCACACTGCTAGGAAAAGTGGAGATCGCTCCTGATTTCCAGGTCTTGTGTACCCTTAGGTTATCAGTTAAAATCAAACTTAATTATCACAGGCCAAATCTAACTGCATTTGCAGCTGTTTGGTTATCCAGAGATGGACCAGCAGTCTCTCTGCAACTGTTGGAGGATGCATATTTTCATCAAACATACCGTCATAGCCAGTACCTTTACCGGCAGTTTAATGGGAGAGAGCAAGGGGACCACAAAGCATGATCTACCAAGCCAAGAAATTGCCACAGGCTTCAATTCGATCACATCAACAGTATAGTTCAATCTTTCAGTACTGCTCCACGGTCTGGACTTTCTCAGTGGGTAGCGATATCCCAACCCCTGGGGCTGTCAAGACAACATTTTTCATCAGCCTAAAATTAACTCTCCTCATTTAAATGCCACAGAGCTCAGTGATTAGCTGCTGGCAAAATGTCATGTGGATGCTGACTGTATGTTAGCCATATTTGCTAGGCTCTCTCTGCAGTTCAGACACAGATATTGCTGGAATATCACTTCTCTGTCCTTGTTTCCGTACACTATTGTATGCAGGGTGACTTCTTCCCTTGTACTGGATGCACATAAAGCTGCGTAATACGTACTCTGCTCCTTCAGCCAAGCTCCACCTACACTACAAGAGTACAGAGAAAGAACTGATGGACTCAGAGGTATAGTGACAGACTGATGTAAGTTACGATGGCAAGGAGTAGTTATGAAAATTTTAAGTTCTATCATACTAATTAAGCAATACATGTCTTTAGATTAGAATCAGCATTTGGACAGTTATAAAATTTATTAGTCCCTTTGCGTTAATTAGACCAAGGAACACTGTAACCTCCAAAAAGTCAATGTTCCTCCAACTTGAAAGGGAATATTAGAAGGTAAGAGCATGGTCCTCCAATTATTTGTGCTTGTCTCCTTTAGAGGAGTACATGTCTGGGCTTGATTCACTTTGATTTTTATGCTAGAGGAGAGTAATAGGATTTTAATTTATCTGAATGCTCTCCAGGCATGTGAAAGCTCATAGGCACtggcaatggggaaaaaaagtaaaaggaccTTATGATTTCAAGATCTTGGATTCAATTGCCATGTCTCTGGCAGGCAGAACCTGAGCACCAAGCTCACACCATGTAACTTTAGGCCCCTCACAAAGGTATTTACAGGAACTGCAGAGGCATCTAAGATGACTAGCCTGCCAACGTCCACCTCTGGTGGACAACTCAGCTCATGAAAAGAATGATTTGAGACATCTCTCTCTTCCCTATAATTATATAAGCAGTTTCTGTAACAGTTCTGCAAGGTCcttcttgcagaaaagaaaacttatttatatgcaaaatgcaaaacaaaccaaGACGACAACCCAAACCAGATGATGAATGCATGAAAACTCCATTTAGTAATTTCACTCTTCCTTCGTTCTCCCATGAAAATCATGATTAATTTCAGGATATCTTATGTTGTGGCTGCTTCTTTTTGTCCTATATTTACAACCAGGGAATTTTACTATGTCCCCTGTAAAGACGGATAAATGGAAGGgcaaaaaagctgctgtttgccTACACTCTCACAAGGACAGGATGAGGTAAATTACTTCTAATCATTAAACCACTTTTTATCACACAGACTCTTAGCCAGAAATACACATGCCTATCCTTTCCTAAGAGTTTACTAAAACTTCATTTAGTGACTGGACTAATCAGGCATCTGGACTGTCTCTTGTGGCTTAATTCATGGCGGTGGGAAAAAGAGGTAATGAAAACCAGTGAGAACCAAGAGTGAGGTAACAAGCCTGGCTATCTCTATGCGCAGACAATAGCAGTGCTGGACACTGTAGATACAGAATGAGGTTTGCAGGACAGCTACTGATAAAGGTTTTGGTTAATTGTCAGTAAATAGCAGCGGAATGGTAAAGTCAGAAGAGAAGAGAGCCTCTTCAAATTATCTGCCAGAAAGTCTTGTAGGATATGCAGGCTGCGTCATCACATGGAGTGATggcttacagaaaagaaaaaaaattggactCTCCAGTGTTCTCTAATTGAAATCAGCCAAATTCTTCATCGTAACCCCGCTGACTCTGCATGCACATGGAAGGGGGGTCTGAATCTCCACTGCTCTTCTGTGTTCTAGCAGCCTTGCTTTATAACTATGTTCAATTCAGGATCAGAAGGGTAAGGGCAAGAGGTTTGGCCAATAACAGCCTAGGCCTATTCTGTGAACAGGATGGCTCTAATTTTTTGTTGCCACTGTGGGAAGTAGAAAGGCAGTGAAGGTAaaatttgaaaacagattttccaccttcactttcttcccttttattgCAGGTCAAATTTGGGCCAGCTGATCTTGACAAGTGTCCCTTTCAGATAAGGCAAAAGAGAATTAATTCCCTAAAGTAATCTCTGTGACCAATTCATTAAGTAGGCACTGTGAGTGATGCTGCTGCTTTCAAGATGCCCATGAAGCAGCACTGGAAGTCAGAATGCTTGCCATCTATATTGATTTTGTCTTTACAGAGGTCATTTCACTCAGCAATGATCACAACAGATCTGCCCAGAAACATAGTCTCCCTTTGGCATTTTTTAACCCTCGTGGAGTCACGGTGCCTCAACCATACTAAAATATTGATTGGGAAGAGCTCTGCCAGTGGGCTTTCTGCCGCAGCTGGCTTCATGGGTTTGTTAGTAGAATAGCTGGGGGTCCCTGGAGAGCTCTCACTAGAATAAcacaatgtttattttctttttcggcaaaataaaaacattgtgtTTTAGGCTGGCTGCCTAAAactttgttgcttttcttcagtgtgttgttatttatccttttaaaacTCCAAGtcaacttgaaaacaaaatcatGGTTTTAAAACGCaatgtttcattttgtaaataaaacagcTTGAAGTGTTTAGGAAATTCAAGtcaacttgaaaacaaaaacattgttttaaaccacaatgtttcattttgtaaaaaaaccaaTTACTTGAAGTGTTTCAACTCTTCAGAATTTGTTctgtacttttcatttcaaactgtTTACCATCTTTGCCTTCCGCTGGTTCAGAATGAAACTTAAATGTCAGTGAGAAGAGTTACTTGTTTGAGAGGAGACAATACATTACCCCTGTAATGTGTATGTGGTTGGTTAAAGCTATTGGAAATAGTTATAAAACTGCTGTCCCaaatgtttcagtgaaaaatattcaCGCTTTTAGTCAAGACATTACGCTTAAATTTCTTTAGTCATTTGTACGTTGACAATTGCCAGTTTGACCTGCTTTCAAAATACCTTATGAAAAAACATAGCTGTCTTTTCCCCAGCAGTGCAGGCTGCATTCATGGTATGATTTGCTGTTGTCTGCAAAGACGGAATAAGTTTCCATTAATTTTTACTCCTGACAGCAACTGCAGAGCTGAGCCACCTCTGAGACAGCACGCGAGACTCACTTGCCTCTTGTGCACCATGAACAGGGCTATATATGTTGACCAGTTGTACCTCTGAACACTGTGATGGTGGTTCCTAATTTTTCATAGGGGTTACTAAGGGAACAAATGGCCTGTTGCATTTTTATACTGCCCTGAACCTGACCAGGTTGTAACAGTGTCATGATTTAATAGAAGTCACGCTGCAAGAACATTATACCATTCCCAAAAGCAGACGGGGCTTGAACAATACGATAGGAAGGAAAGAATCTAAAGAATTTGCTTGGAGCAAATTTTAAGGTATGGAAGTAGGGATTAATATCCCCCAAACTGCTTTCTCAATATTACAAAGTGTGAGGACAAAGCAGGAAAGCACAAACACTGTGCTTCTGCAAGCCACTCTCATTGTGGCAAAATATCACACCTCCCCCAGTTACCGTACGTCATGCAGAAAACCATGTCAGCCTCTGAATCAGGTAACGGCATCATCTGAGGTCCGCTCTGCTCTAAGTTCAATGCAAACTGGCTCTTCTAGCTCCAATTTTGGAATTTCACAGCCCGTCTTCTGAGACCAGAATAATTCATTTCCACAGATGTATGCTCCTTCATATCATTACACACTGGCCTGTACAATCCCTCTGGGAGAGGAGCCCATTTGTAAAGCAATATTATTCCCATGCCATGCTTTTAATTTTGAGGTTGTTACTGATAATGACTTCCTCTCATACATAACTAGCAGAGGCTGAGCTTTCATAAGAGGAAGGCAGTGCAGTAGCTGTTCAAACAGAATTTGATAGTGTCACTGTGTGATGAGAAAAGAGGCTTTGGACAAACAAGGCCATGCTCAGATTAGGAGGTTCTAGTATCTAGTAAATGTTTAGGCTACAAAATAAGCTTCCATTACAAATCTTTGCCTTTGATAGTCTTTTCCACCCACCCCTTCTTTTGCCACATCTCTACAAGACTCTGCTGAGAAAGAATATTTGCCTAGTAATGCCAAACAAATTCCACTTCTACAATACAGGACTCCAACCTAGGTACATAAGGAAAAGTCAGCTATTGCTATTCACCTAATGACTAAAGGGAGGTACTGGGAAACTGGAAACTAAATTAGCTCTCTAGAGAGCTGTCTTTAAGAGCGAAGGTCTGGGATGCAGGAATTTGAGAGACTATTTCTCCTTACATCTGGTTGTTAGGTGACTAACAAGGACAAATCTCAAGAAGGGGACAATATTAATAGTAAGCAAGGGCCAGAATCTGTGAGACAGGGTGCTGATACCACTGAGTACTCATATCAAGCTGAAAACCCTTGCTAGTGTTTCAGAGAGAACCCATGCCTCgtcaagatggaaaaaaaatccaaccaccaCCAACAGAAAAAACTTGGGTTCACAGTGCCATCTCATAACTAAAATCCTTAAATACCAAAGGGCAAAACTACTTATAAAAGCCTTTTTGTATCTCTGACTCTTTCTATATTTCCACAGCTCTAGATAGCAATTCTCTCCTCAGTGCTGCCTGTAGCCCCATTCCCCTTAAAGGCCCTGATTCGACCAAGGCATGCTGCCAACCCCAGGCTCAGAAAGCCTGCCTGAAGGGAGCGTCAGCATCTCAGGGTGCTTAAACGCGCTTGCTGTGCTAGAAGCCCAGCAGACAGAGCCTGCCAGCTTTGAGCCTAGAATAAATGAATTAGCTGCAAGTGGTAAAATGACCCCATGGTGCCATGTCTTTTAGGTGAGACTCCAGAGTAAAagcatcctcctccccagccagacCGCTGGGAGCCACACTGCATCCCACCTGTGGAAAGGAGCCTGGAGGCCTTTGTGGCCATCCATGCGCTCAGCTTGAGAGGCACACTGCCACCTCCCTTTTCTACCCTTTGGAAAGCTGAGGCACACAACTTTTCCAACGGACACAGATTTCTTTCATCACCTGCCACAAATACACCCATAGGAGGAAACTAGGAATCAGCTGAGTATATCTCCCAATCTACCCATTACACAGCATTGTTTTAAGCTGTTAAACAGCTGCTGGGTTGCAAGAGTCACAAAagcagtttctgtatttttcctctttgagcTCCTTTTGAAAATATATGTCCTGCATCACGTGCAAGTCATTCGGTTTCAGCACATGCTGTTTTACGGGATATAGGAATACTTGGGCACTTCCTTCATAGCCTCCATTAAAAAGCAACACTACAGCAATACCTAAAATAGCACAGTTACAGCCAATTTTTAATacagaggagaaatggaaaaagatttgCACATTGAATTTTGATCACAGGGAAAAGGACCACAAGAGACCTTGTGAATTCCTTTAGtccattccttttttccccatggatCAGTTCTAAGTGATTATGGACAGCTCCTCGACTAACCCCTTTGTCTGAATCCCGGACTTATAAAAAGAGTGTGAAACACTCACAACATGAGCTAAAGGACCCATCTTTTAACTGCTAGTTATCTCAGACCACAATATCCCACCTGAATCAGTCACTAGAGAAGGACAAATCCCAGCATGTTCTCAGCCCAGGTGACATTGACAGTAAAATCTTAACACCAAACCGCACTccatttttccccttcccccttcaaaatCGTGACTGATTTCTGCAAGTCCTTACCTGTTGCTTCCACCATTCCTTCCAAGATGACCACAATCTCAAACTCCTCCTTCTCCAGTTGGGTGCGGGACATCTCCCAGAAGGGGCTTTTCTCATTGATTTCATGTGAGATGATAAGAGGTGACACCAGGAACAATCTGTCGTCTCCAGTGTCAAATCCCACGTTGATGTCCGTTTGGTTCAAAGGGATAAACTCTCCTTCTTTAGTCTGTTTGGACTTAATCAGTTTGGCTCTAATGGAAGCCTCGACAATGTGGGAATTGCGGAGGTCTCCAACCCGGAACATGAGACAGAGCTTCTCATCCCTCATGGAAATCACTGCATTGTTAGAAAACATGAGGGTTTCGGCCCTCTTCTTTGGTTGGCTGATCTTGACAAACATGCATCCCACCATGAACGCATTGACAATGGAGCCCAGAATAGCCTGGATCAAGAGCAGTATGATGCCCTCTGGGCACTTCTCCGTTATGACCCTATAGCCATACCCAATTGTTGTCTCAGTCTCgatagaaaacagaaatgcagaaacaaatcCACTGAGATTTTCAACACAGGGGATCCAGTTCTCATCTTCAAGATGGTCCAGGTCTCCCCGGATATAGGCAATGAGCCACCATAtgaacccaaaaaacaaccaagtGATGGTATAGACCATAGTGAAGACAAGAAGATTGAAACGCCACTTGAGGTCCACCAGCGTAGTGAAGAGGTCACTAAGGTATCGATAGGTTTCTTGGACATTTCCATGGTGCACATTGCACTTGCCACTTTTCTCCATGTAACGCTGACGTGGCTTCTTACCTTCTGCTGATATGAGGCGGGTTCGGTCAGTGGCAATGGGGACATCATCCCGAGCTTGTTTGGGAATCTTCTTAGGCTCTCTGGATGTAACTCCGATGTCCATGTCCTGGTTCATGAAGATCCTAGAATCTCCGGCCATGACTGGGCTGCAGGAGAACGAAGAAATAAAGTGTAAGGTAGCAGGAAAAGAGCTGAGACAAAAGCCACTTCATTTTACTGTCTGAACCATTACAACAGACCAGGACAACAAACATTGCAAATATTAATGCTACACTGACAAACTTTGCCCCATGCTGGTACAGGGCTGCATGCAGGCTGATTCTACAccaggaaaaaagcttttcacTAGGGCCATGTCTTTCCTCCTAGTATTGTTTTGGGAAACACTTTGAAAGACTTCAGTACTTCTCTCACAACAGCCACTTGCTAAATATAATGCTGCATTGAACTGGATGTTCAATACTGATTCATAATACACAGTCTCTTCAAACATGAACCAGCTGCCAGTCACTTTGCTTAATGCACTACTGAAACCTCAGAAAATATGGGGATGGGCACGGTCTGGCAGTCATGAAATAGGCAAACCTTGTTacagtgttttgggtttggttttttttggtcctCAGATTTTTTTACACCCAAAGTTTGCTTGAGATCACAACTAGAAGCAAAGTAAAGATACATCAACAGGTATTTTCAAGAAGGACTGGAGTTTTTTGATGCCCCAGGTTTTAGGTGCATAGCAAGAGAGACCTTAGAAATTGATAGAAAACACTGAGCACCACTGTCTACCTAAATCTCACATAAGTCTAAATTATGCATGAAGGTTTCCCTTACAGTCAGCAGAGAAAGGCACCTCCAGGGATAATTCAGATTTCAGGAGTGCTGAATCACCTTCTGGAAGGACCCACCCCCTCTACAAATTATTCTGGGAGCCTGGGCTCCAAATGTGAAATAGGTATTTAATTTAGCATCTTGAATTAAATGTCTGAAGGTGTGATGAATCCAGGCCTACTGTTAATCAGATATGTCAGAACCCACCCCTTTACTTCATCTGACATTAGATAAAAACACCAGACGCTTTTAGAAACGTAACACACAGCTATTAAAAAGCCCACTGTCAACATGCAAAATTATGCTTAACAggatacaaataaataatacagaatgATGGCTGCAATGACTTTTGCAGGTTATAATGTAACATCCTGTTTACCAAGATTATTAGatactcctttaaaaaaacccacacatgcTCTATTGAAAAATGAGAGTCTTGACTCTGAATGCAGGGCACAGACAAAATCTCTGTGAAAGATTACCTAAGAAGCCTTAGGGATATCACAGATAGAGTAGCAATATTCTCTATGGCGTTCATTCTCTGCATTGTCCTCTGCAAATCCTATTAAAACTTAACTAAATCTATTACTGCTCCCTCTATCTTTAATCTTCTTATGCGACTGTGAATGAGAAAAGGTGTAGAGATACAATTAAGAGTATCTTGGGAAAGACAATTTTAAGATTGAGCAAAGTAGTTTCATCTTTTCGGTATTAAAAAGCACAAAGGGTGGGCGGGAAGGAAGCAGAGGCAGGATGAATAAATGAAGCAACAAATTTCCACTTCCATTCTGCTGTAGCCAAGTCTGGTTAACAGCAAAGAATTACTCTTAGCCCTTGTATAAGTCACCATCAATCATTACTCCAATGAAGCAGCCAGAGCCTGTTGCTGGAACCATACCCGCTGGCTCTGTTCACTAGGGAGCCCAGCCATCTGTCCCCAGCACAGTCCCAAAGCTTcttcgtgctggcagatttgcCTGGTTTGAAGGGTTTGGGCCAGGGCTGAGCCAGTGCAGCCACAGGAAGGGGTAAATAATAGGGATTAATGACGCTGGGATGGTAAGTTAGGAGGAATCAGGTTTGCTACCCGCACTGCATATGATCCTGGACGTGGGACAGATAACCCCAGCACTGTGCTGCTCCCTTCCTCAAACAGCAACATCAAGGATTTTGGCAGAATATTAATCCCTACCTCTATTTCTCTCACTTCTGAAGGTAGGACTCCTGAGAGCTGGCCCATGGTATATTTAGATATCTCTTCAGCCATTTTCTACTACTTGTTGCAAATTCGAATTCTCTGGACCATTGGCCTGGCTCTCTGCTGCCTTATGGTGTGTGTCTATTTACATGCGTGCAAAGTGTCTGCTAGATGCTGTCAAATTACAAGGGTACATATTGACTCTCACTTCACAACATGTGAAAGCGCATGCCAAATGCAAGTCAGAACAAtcacacacttctttttttttcttctttaataggGAAAGAAGCGTCCCATCCACTGACTTAGAGAGAATTAGGTACAGAGAAAAACCTCTTCACTTTCTTCTTATGAATATTACTTTTGATCTTTGTTTGCATTGTTTGATTAATCTAAAATTACTCCGTTTGGACTAAAAAGCTTTTGATCAATCCATGTGTAGAAATGTAAAAACAGGCAAGTGTTGcatgttttcaatttaaaaagaattggtttaaagataattttttataaaagttATATTTGAAACTGAGTTTCACTTACACTGAGACTATGTGAGACAGAACGATCAATTTCAAGACATTAATCTATAGTGTAAGGTTTCATATTTTAGATTCATACCAAAGAGACCAAAAGGATCTtgaaacatattaaaaagaacagaatagaataaaaacaatcaaaacccCTAAATCCCTAGAAATACCAC
Protein-coding regions in this window:
- the KCNJ5 gene encoding G protein-activated inward rectifier potassium channel 4, whose product is MAGDSRIFMNQDMDIGVTSREPKKIPKQARDDVPIATDRTRLISAEGKKPRQRYMEKSGKCNVHHGNVQETYRYLSDLFTTLVDLKWRFNLLVFTMVYTITWLFFGFIWWLIAYIRGDLDHLEDENWIPCVENLSGFVSAFLFSIETETTIGYGYRVITEKCPEGIILLLIQAILGSIVNAFMVGCMFVKISQPKKRAETLMFSNNAVISMRDEKLCLMFRVGDLRNSHIVEASIRAKLIKSKQTKEGEFIPLNQTDINVGFDTGDDRLFLVSPLIISHEINEKSPFWEMSRTQLEKEEFEIVVILEGMVEATGMTCQARSSYMDTEVLWGHRFTPVLTLEKDFYEVDYNSFHSTYETNTPVCCAKELAESRREGQLLSHLSSATLLSGGREAETAKGEEEEEEEEEEGREPAGLNGANGTAGEVKEDMPV